One window from the genome of Ailuropoda melanoleuca isolate Jingjing chromosome 5, ASM200744v2, whole genome shotgun sequence encodes:
- the BBS12 gene encoding Bardet-Biedl syndrome 12 protein yields MVMACRIINKRRHMGLQQLSSFAGTGRTFLGPLKSSKFIVDAECHESVLISSTVRLLESLDLTSAVGQLLNEAVQAQNNTYRTGTSTLLFLIGAWSSAAEECLHLGVPISLVVSVMSEGLNSCIEEVASLQVPVHNVFDHIDSTETFPGLETFSVSLCPFLQIPSDTGLQKERDLKDVASPSLTIYNLSGIPVKSSKLFRPQAEVEADKNKVQNPQTLKNSLLAGNRYRKSVLIHSRHFNRTDNNQWINKQDGFLEQHGAAPPSTYRCNDFVELEMGLSHGDQSSMKLVDEAVRLQCQNAGMQQGNWTMPFGFDISRIFTCRLPGVPETFSCVCPGFITVVSISNTTMIKELQNQPNRIILIEGDLTENYRHPGFNKATNINTLLESMKVQQDSSEELWTNYVLQVLIKFNVNLVLVQGNVSEHLIEKCIHSKRLVLGSVHSSVMQAFAEASGAVQVTYITQVNENCVGNGVSVAFWRSIPSDVIDRINIITIVIKTEGINLVTVVLTSPVTAQMQSKEDRFWTCAYRLYYALKEQKVFLGGGAVEFLCLSHLQTLAEQSLSKRNHVCSGWLHNTSSWLASSLALYRSTVLKCLANGWHKYLSALIYNTASCSSEFEASTVIQQHLQNATDSGSPSSYILNEYSKLNSGIFNSGISNKLEQIPRVYDVVIPKIEAWRRALDLVLLVLQTDSEIITGLGHTQLNSQETEGFLFL; encoded by the coding sequence ATGGTGATGGCTTGCAGGAtcataaataaaagaaggcaCATGGGACTTCAACAACTTTCATCATTTGCAGGAACAGGAAGAACTTTCCTAGGCCCATTAAAATCATCTAAATTTATTGTAGATGCAGAGTGTCATGAAAGTGTGTTGATCAGTTCAACAGTAAGGCTTCTCGAAAGTTTGGATTTAACCAGCGCAGTGGGACAGCTTCTCAATGAAGCAGTTCAGGCCCAAAATAACACATATAGAACTGGAACCAGTactcttttatttctcattggTGCGTGGAGCAGTGCTGCTGAAGAATGTCTCCATTTAGGTGTCCCCATTTCATTAGTAGTGTCTGTAATGTCGGAAGGCTTGAACTCTTGCATTGAAGAGGTAGCTTCCCTTCAAGTACCTGTCCACAATGTATTTGACCATATAGATAGCACAGAGACATTTCCCGGACTTGAAACATTTAGTGTCAGTTTGTGCCCTTTTCTACAAATCCCTTCAGATACTGGTTTACAGAAAGAGCGTGATCTCAAAGATGTTGCCTCTCCGTCACTAACCATTTACAATCTTTCTGGGATACCTGTTAAATCATCTAAACTCTTTAGACCTCAGGCTGAAGTTGAAGCTGATAAAAACAAGGTACAAAATCCTCAAACTCTGAAAAACAGTCTGCTCGCAGGCAACCGTTATAGAAAGTCAGTACTAATCCACAGTAGGCATTTTAATAGAACAGATAATAATCAGTGGATAAACAAACAAGATGGATTTCTAGAACAACATGGTGCAGCTCCTCCCAGTACTTACAGATGTAATGATTTTGTAGAGTTGGAGATGGGTTTGAGTCACGGAGATCAGAGCAGCATGAAATTAGTAGACGAAGCAGTACGGCTGCAGTGTCAGAATGCAGGTATGCAGCAAGGCAACTGGACAATGCCGTTTGGGTTTGACATTTCAAGAATCTTCACTTGCCGTTTACCAGGTGTACCTGAAACTTTCTCTTGTGTCTGTCCAGGATTTATCACTGTTGTGTCAATATCTAATACTACTATGATCAAGGAATTACAGAATCAACCTAACCGGATTATTCTCATCGAGGGTGACCTCACAGAGAATTATCGCCACCCAGGATTTAATAAGGCTACAAATATTAACACACTATTAGAAAGCATGAAGGTTCAACAAGACAGCTCAGAAGAACTGTGGACAAATTATGTATTACAAGTATTAATTAAGTTCAATGTGAACCTCGTCCTGGTACAAGGAAATGTGTCTGAACACTTAATTGAAAAGTGCATACACAGTAAGCGGTTGGTACTTGGGTCAGTGCATAGCAGTGTGATGCAGGCTTTTGCAGAAGCTTCAGGAGCAGTACAGGTGACCTACATCACACAAGTGAATGAAAACTGTGTAGGCAATGGGGTCTCTGTGGCCTTCTGGAGAAGTATTCCCTCGGATGTCATAGATAGGATCAACATAATCACAATCgtgataaaaacagaaggaattaaTTTGGTTACAGTAGTGCTCACTAGCCCAGTCACTGCACAGATGCAATCCAAAGAAGATAGGTTCTGGACTTGTGCCTATCGTCTTTATTATGCTCTAAAAGAGCAAAAGGTCTTCCTTGGAGGTGGTGCAGTTGAATTTTTGTGTCTTAGCCATCTTCAAACTCTTGCAGAGCAATCATTGAGTAAAAGAAACCACGTCTGTTCAGGATGGCTTCATAATACTTCCTCTTGGCTGGCCTCATCTCTGGCACTGTACAGATCAACTGTGCTTAAATGCCTGGCAAATGGATGGCACAAATACCTTTCAGCTCTCATATATAACACGGCCAGTTGCTCATCAGAATTTGAAGCCAGCACAGTCATTCAGCAGCATctacaaaatgccacagactctGGCTCTCCTTCATCTTACATCTTGAATGAATATAGTAAACTAAATAGTGGAATTTTTAATTCAGGCATTTCAAATAAACTGGAACAGATTCCAAGAGTTTACGACGTTGTTATACCAAAGATTGAGGCATGGCGCCGAGCTTTAGATTTAGTACTATTAGTACTTCAGACAGACAGTGAAATTATTACTGGACTTGGACACACACAGTTAAATTCACAGGAAACAgagggctttttatttttgtag